One window of the Populus nigra chromosome 4, ddPopNigr1.1, whole genome shotgun sequence genome contains the following:
- the LOC133692309 gene encoding uncharacterized protein LOC133692309 isoform X1, translating into MGEHEGWAQPPSGLSPNGLLPNEAPSVIRVLDSERWSKAEERTAELIACVQPNQPSEELRNAVADYVQRLIAKCFPCQVFTFGSVPLKTYLPDGDIDLTAFSKNPNLKDTWAHQVRDMLENEEKNENAEFRVKEVQYIQAEVKIIKCLVENIVVDISFNQLGGLCTLCFLEEVDNLINQNHLFKRSIILIKAWCYYESRILGAHHGLISTYALETLVLYIFHVFNNSFAGPLEVLYRFLEFFSKFDWANLCVSLWGPVPISSLPDVTAEPPRKDGGELLLSKLFLEACSAVYAVLPAGQDNQGQPFLSKHFNVIDPLRVNNNLGRSVSKGNFFRIRSAFAFGAKRLARLLDCPKEDLCFEVNQFFLNTWERHGSGHRPDVPRNDLWQLRLSNHDYLHGPESLRNNSSSKPSGHEAQVDVAHGSCTVPSQHDNYSIDSTSKGSEVSTLSRTQSQKTNANTNSTRSTSDQSRRESTSNQSMHADRSQRNEKPDNLVTDFQGRYLFARTCSSPELTETYSEISSQGRRNKVQESGKGQASSARLNHGRRKNVGSDNLKNHGISSSSDDPSSVSHTISSQSCNPAADSNSYHEDSCLDVANEEFVSVLGSQGMHQEEQDLVNVMASSTGVGFNGQVHVPLNMAPAHISLPIPPSVLASMGYGQRNMGGMVPANIPFLETPWGSNMQFPQGLVPSPLAHYLPGIELTSNQEDSIQPGNENIGPVEMNVREPDHDFWHEQERSSISGFDKENGRFEMHQLDDPQPSSSSYKFVSSSRRGGSGNSLRAHQKLTRETGGPAREESIGALTYQENRGTEEYFDDTSACSRSFTTVNISPLRSKTSSESSWEGSSAKLSKPVKEKRGRKTVSSAVQSSVYGKGKSASEHSSNLTDDDNKEWNAPSTMGPEPERSIGSQTESSAALHVSRHQVPGYERAQPSESDSLIPIAPVLLGHGSRQRSANNSGAGTVHYTFYPAGPPVPFVTMLPLYNFPTETGTSGASTSQFDSEEGLDNSDSGQNCDSSEGIDLSEVSSTSSSMKMAASVEPLEHKPDILNSDFASHWQNLQFGRLCQNTRNPAPMIYPSPVMVPPVYLQGRFPWGSSGRPVSTNTNNFTQLSIVPVAPLQSASNRPAGVYQHYVDEMPRYRGGTGTYLPNPKVAVRDRHATNMRKGNHNYNRSDHHGDREVSWNNNSRARAAGRGNNRSHAEKSNTRPDRLAGESQTERTWGSHRHDMFPSCQSQNGSSNVAYGMYPLPSLNPGVASNGPTIPSVVMLYPYDHNTGYGSAEHLELGFVGPVAFSGANETLHLNEVSRSSGGFDDQRFHSSSAHQPSPDQPSSPHVQREI; encoded by the exons GTATTCACCTTTGGGTCTGTACCACTAAAGACTTATTTACCTGACGGGGATATTGACTTAACAGCCTTCAGTAAGAATCCTAATTTAAAAGATACATGGGCTCATCAGGTTCGTGATATGCTGGAGAATGAGGAGAAGAATGAAAATGCTGAATTCCGAGTGAAGGAGGTTCAGTACATTCAGGCAGAG GTGAAGATAATAAAGTGTCTTGTGGAAAACATTGTGGTAGATATTTCATTTAACCAACTTGGTGGACTGTGCACCCTTTGTTTCCTTGAGGAG GTTGataatttgataaatcaaaACCATCTATTCAAGCGTAGCATTATATTGATAAAGGCCTGGTGTTACTATGAGAGCCGAATACTTGGTGCTCACCATGGATTGATCTCCACCTATGCTTTGGAAACCTTGgttctatatatatttcatgttttcAACAACTCCTTTGCGGGTCCTCTTGAG GTCCTTTATCGTTTTCTCGAGTTCTTCAGTAAGTTTGATTGGGCTAATTTATGTGTTAGTCTCTGGGGTCCTGTACCTATTAGTTCACTTCCAGATGTAACAG CGGAACCTCCTCGAAAGGATGGTGGAGAGTTACTACTTAGCAAATTATTTCTTGAGGCTTGTAGTGCTGTGTATGCTGTTTTACCTGCTGGACAAGATAATCAAGGGCAACCTTTTTTGTCCAAACACTTCAATGTTATTGATCCTTTGCGTGTAAACAACAACCTGGGACGTAGTGTCAGTAAAG GTAACTTCTTTAGGATACGCAGTGCGTTTGCATTTGGAGCTAAAAGGCTAGCTAGGTTACTTGATTGCCCCAAAGAAGACCTGTGTTTTGAAGTAAATCAGTTTTTTCTGAACACCTGGGAGAGACATGGCAGTGGCCATCGTCCTGATGTGCCAAGGAATGATTTGTGGCAGTTGAGATTGTCAAACCATGATTACTTGCATGGGCCTGAGAGTCTAAGGAACAATTCAAGCAGCAAACCTTCCGGTCATGAAGCTCAAGTTGATGTGGCTCATGGCTCATGTACTGTTCCCTCCCAGCATGATAATTATTCCATAGATAGCACATCCAAAGGTAGTGAAGTTTCAACACTTTCTCGTACTCAAAGCCAAAAGACTAACGCTAACACTAACAGCACAAGGAGCACCTCTGATCAGAGTAGAAGGGAATCTACTTCCAATCAGAGCATGCATGCTGATAGAAGTCAGAGAAATGAAAAACCCGACAACTTAGTCACTGATTTTCAGGGAAGGTATCTTTTTGCTAGGACATGCTCTAGTCCTGAACTTACTGAGACATATAGCGAAATTTCTTCTCAAGGAAGGCGTAACAAAGTCCAAGAAAGTGGGAAAGGCCAGGCTTCATCTGCTAGGCTAAATCATGGCAGGAGGAAAAACGTGGGATCTGATAATTTGAAAAACCATGGTATTAGCTCTTCAAGTGATGATCCTTCATCTGTTAGTCACACCATTTCCAGTCAAAGCTGCAATCCTGCTGCTGATTCAAATAGTTACCACGAAGATTCATGCTTGGATGTCGCCAATGAAGAATTTGTTTCTGTCCTAGGGTCACAGGGGATGCATCAGGAAGAGCAAGATCTTGTGAATGTGATGGCTTCTTCTACTGGTGTGGGTTTCAATGGACAGGTTCATGTTCCACTGAATATGGCACCTGCTCACATTTCTCTTCCAATTCCACCTTCTGTTCTAGCTTCAATGGGATATGGTCAGAGAAATATGGGTGGAATGGTACCCGCAAACATTCCCTTCTTGGAGACTCCTTGGGGTTCAAATATGCAATTTCCTCAAGGTTTGGTTCCATCACCATTAGCCCATTATCTTCCTGGCATTGAATTGACTTCAAACCAAGAAGATTCAATTCAACCTGGTAATGAGAATATTGGTCCCGTGGAAATGAATGTCAGGGAGCCTGATCATGATTTCTGGCATGAGCAGGAGAGGAGCTCCATTAGTGGATTTGATAAAGAAAACGGACGCTTTGAGATGCATCAATTAGATGATCCGCAGCCTAGTTCATCTAGTTATAAATTTGTTTCATCATCTCGAAGAGGTGGCTCTGGCAACTCTTTGAGAGCTCACCAGAAGCTCACCAGAGAAACCGGAGGGCCAGCTAGGGAAGAATCTATAGGTGCTTTAACATATCAAGAAAACAGAGGCACTGAAGAATACTTTGATGATACAAGTGCATGTTCAAGGTCCTTCACTACGGTGAATATTAGTCCCTTGAGAAGTAAAACCTCATCTGAGAGTTCGTGGGAAGGATCATCAGCAAAGCTGTCAAAGCCTGTGAAGGAAAAAAGAGGTAGGAAAACGGTTTCTTCTGCAGTGCAGTCTTCTGTTTATGGAAAAGGTAAGAGTGCCTCTGAACATTCTTCCAATCTGACAGATGATGACAATAAAGAATGGAATGCGCCATCAACAATGGGCCCTGAACCTGAAAGAAGCATAGGATCCCAAACTGAATCTTCTGCTGCTTTGCATGTTTCAAGGCATCAAGTACCTGGATATGAAAGAGCACAGCCAAGTGAATCTGATTCATTGATACCCATTGCTCCAGTGCTCTTAGGTCATGGTTCACGGCAAAGATCTGCTAATAACTCAGGGGCAGGGACTGTTCACTATACATTTTATCCTGCAGGGCCACCAGTTCCATTTGTTACGATGCTTCCACTGTACAACTTCCCAACTGAGACAGGAACTTCTGGTGCATCAACTAGCCAATTTGACAGTGAAGAGGGCCTTGATAACAGTGATTCGGGTCAAAATTGTGATTCATCTGAAGGAATTGATCTATCTGAGGTTTCAAGTACCTCCAGTTCTATGAAAATGGCTGCTTCTGTTGAGCCATTGGAACACAAACCTGACATTCTTAATAGTGATTTTGCTAGCCACTGGCAGAACTTGCAGTTTGGGCGTTTATGCCAAAACACACGAAATCCTGCACCTATGATTTATCCATCACCTGTTATGGTGCCGCCTGTGTATTTACAGGGccgttttccttggggtagttCTGGGAGACCAGTTTCAActaacacaaataattttacTCAGCTAAGTATTGTTCCAGTTGCTCCACTACAGTCTGCATCTAATAGACCTGCTGGTGTCTATCAGCATTATGTTGATGAAATGCCTAGATATCGAGGTGGAACTGGGACCTACTTGCCGAATCCA AAGGTTGCTGTCCGAGACCGGCATGCTACAAATATGAGAAAGGGAAATCACAACTACAATAGAAGTGACCACCATGGTGATAGGGAAGTGAGCTGGAACAATAATTCTAGAGCACGAGCTGCTGGTCGCGGCAACAATCGCAGCCATGCTGAGAAGTCTAATACAAGGCCAGACCGGTTGGCTGGTGAGAGTCAAACTGAGAGGACATGGGGCTCACATAGACATGATATGTTCCCTTCGTGCCAGTCTCAGAATGGTTCCAGCAATGTGGCATATGGCATGTATCCATTACCATCCTTGAATCCTGGAGTAGCATCAAATGGACCTACCATTCCTTCTGTTGTCATGCTGTATCCTTATGATCATAATACTGGCTATGGTTCTGCAGAGCATCTTGAGCTTGGGTTCGTTGGGCCAGTAGCTTTCTCAGGTGCAAATGAGACCTTGCATTTAAATGAGGTGAGTCGATCAAGTGGGGGATTTGATGACCAAAGGTTTCATAGCAGCTCTGCTCATCAGCCATCTCCAGATCAGCCTTCTTCACCCCATGTCCAGAG GGAGATTTGA
- the LOC133692309 gene encoding uncharacterized protein LOC133692309 isoform X3 — protein sequence MGEHEGWAQPPSGLSPNGLLPNEAPSVIRVLDSERWSKAEERTAELIACVQPNQPSEELRNAVADYVQRLIAKCFPCQVFTFGSVPLKTYLPDGDIDLTAFSKNPNLKDTWAHQVRDMLENEEKNENAEFRVKEVQYIQAEVKIIKCLVENIVVDISFNQLGGLCTLCFLEEVDNLINQNHLFKRSIILIKAWCYYESRILGAHHGLISTYALETLVLYIFHVFNNSFAGPLEVLYRFLEFFSKFDWANLCVSLWGPVPISSLPDVTAEPPRKDGGELLLSKLFLEACSAVYAVLPAGQDNQGQPFLSKHFNVIDPLRVNNNLGRSVSKGNFFRIRSAFAFGAKRLARLLDCPKEDLCFEVNQFFLNTWERHGSGHRPDVPRNDLWQLRLSNHDYLHGPESLRNNSSSKPSGHEAQVDVAHGSCTVPSQHDNYSIDSTSKGSEVSTLSRTQSQKTNANTNSTRSTSDQSRRESTSNQSMHADRSQRNEKPDNLVTDFQGRYLFARTCSSPELTETYSEISSQGRRNKVQESGKGQASSARLNHGRRKNVGSDNLKNHGISSSSDDPSSVSHTISSQSCNPAADSNSYHEDSCLDVANEEFVSVLGSQGMHQEEQDLVNVMASSTGVGFNGQVHVPLNMAPAHISLPIPPSVLASMGYGQRNMGGMVPANIPFLETPWGSNMQFPQGLVPSPLAHYLPGIELTSNQEDSIQPGNENIGPVEMNVREPDHDFWHEQERSSISGFDKENGRFEMHQLDDPQPSSSSYKFVSSSRRGGSGNSLRAHQKLTRETGGPAREESIGALTYQENRGTEEYFDDTSACSRSFTTVNISPLRSKTSSESSWEGSSAKLSKPVKEKRDDDNKEWNAPSTMGPEPERSIGSQTESSAALHVSRHQVPGYERAQPSESDSLIPIAPVLLGHGSRQRSANNSGAGTVHYTFYPAGPPVPFVTMLPLYNFPTETGTSGASTSQFDSEEGLDNSDSGQNCDSSEGIDLSEVSSTSSSMKMAASVEPLEHKPDILNSDFASHWQNLQFGRLCQNTRNPAPMIYPSPVMVPPVYLQGRFPWGSSGRPVSTNTNNFTQLSIVPVAPLQSASNRPAGVYQHYVDEMPRYRGGTGTYLPNPKVAVRDRHATNMRKGNHNYNRSDHHGDREVSWNNNSRARAAGRGNNRSHAEKSNTRPDRLAGESQTERTWGSHRHDMFPSCQSQNGSSNVAYGMYPLPSLNPGVASNGPTIPSVVMLYPYDHNTGYGSAEHLELGFVGPVAFSGANETLHLNEVSRSSGGFDDQRFHSSSAHQPSPDQPSSPHVQREI from the exons GTATTCACCTTTGGGTCTGTACCACTAAAGACTTATTTACCTGACGGGGATATTGACTTAACAGCCTTCAGTAAGAATCCTAATTTAAAAGATACATGGGCTCATCAGGTTCGTGATATGCTGGAGAATGAGGAGAAGAATGAAAATGCTGAATTCCGAGTGAAGGAGGTTCAGTACATTCAGGCAGAG GTGAAGATAATAAAGTGTCTTGTGGAAAACATTGTGGTAGATATTTCATTTAACCAACTTGGTGGACTGTGCACCCTTTGTTTCCTTGAGGAG GTTGataatttgataaatcaaaACCATCTATTCAAGCGTAGCATTATATTGATAAAGGCCTGGTGTTACTATGAGAGCCGAATACTTGGTGCTCACCATGGATTGATCTCCACCTATGCTTTGGAAACCTTGgttctatatatatttcatgttttcAACAACTCCTTTGCGGGTCCTCTTGAG GTCCTTTATCGTTTTCTCGAGTTCTTCAGTAAGTTTGATTGGGCTAATTTATGTGTTAGTCTCTGGGGTCCTGTACCTATTAGTTCACTTCCAGATGTAACAG CGGAACCTCCTCGAAAGGATGGTGGAGAGTTACTACTTAGCAAATTATTTCTTGAGGCTTGTAGTGCTGTGTATGCTGTTTTACCTGCTGGACAAGATAATCAAGGGCAACCTTTTTTGTCCAAACACTTCAATGTTATTGATCCTTTGCGTGTAAACAACAACCTGGGACGTAGTGTCAGTAAAG GTAACTTCTTTAGGATACGCAGTGCGTTTGCATTTGGAGCTAAAAGGCTAGCTAGGTTACTTGATTGCCCCAAAGAAGACCTGTGTTTTGAAGTAAATCAGTTTTTTCTGAACACCTGGGAGAGACATGGCAGTGGCCATCGTCCTGATGTGCCAAGGAATGATTTGTGGCAGTTGAGATTGTCAAACCATGATTACTTGCATGGGCCTGAGAGTCTAAGGAACAATTCAAGCAGCAAACCTTCCGGTCATGAAGCTCAAGTTGATGTGGCTCATGGCTCATGTACTGTTCCCTCCCAGCATGATAATTATTCCATAGATAGCACATCCAAAGGTAGTGAAGTTTCAACACTTTCTCGTACTCAAAGCCAAAAGACTAACGCTAACACTAACAGCACAAGGAGCACCTCTGATCAGAGTAGAAGGGAATCTACTTCCAATCAGAGCATGCATGCTGATAGAAGTCAGAGAAATGAAAAACCCGACAACTTAGTCACTGATTTTCAGGGAAGGTATCTTTTTGCTAGGACATGCTCTAGTCCTGAACTTACTGAGACATATAGCGAAATTTCTTCTCAAGGAAGGCGTAACAAAGTCCAAGAAAGTGGGAAAGGCCAGGCTTCATCTGCTAGGCTAAATCATGGCAGGAGGAAAAACGTGGGATCTGATAATTTGAAAAACCATGGTATTAGCTCTTCAAGTGATGATCCTTCATCTGTTAGTCACACCATTTCCAGTCAAAGCTGCAATCCTGCTGCTGATTCAAATAGTTACCACGAAGATTCATGCTTGGATGTCGCCAATGAAGAATTTGTTTCTGTCCTAGGGTCACAGGGGATGCATCAGGAAGAGCAAGATCTTGTGAATGTGATGGCTTCTTCTACTGGTGTGGGTTTCAATGGACAGGTTCATGTTCCACTGAATATGGCACCTGCTCACATTTCTCTTCCAATTCCACCTTCTGTTCTAGCTTCAATGGGATATGGTCAGAGAAATATGGGTGGAATGGTACCCGCAAACATTCCCTTCTTGGAGACTCCTTGGGGTTCAAATATGCAATTTCCTCAAGGTTTGGTTCCATCACCATTAGCCCATTATCTTCCTGGCATTGAATTGACTTCAAACCAAGAAGATTCAATTCAACCTGGTAATGAGAATATTGGTCCCGTGGAAATGAATGTCAGGGAGCCTGATCATGATTTCTGGCATGAGCAGGAGAGGAGCTCCATTAGTGGATTTGATAAAGAAAACGGACGCTTTGAGATGCATCAATTAGATGATCCGCAGCCTAGTTCATCTAGTTATAAATTTGTTTCATCATCTCGAAGAGGTGGCTCTGGCAACTCTTTGAGAGCTCACCAGAAGCTCACCAGAGAAACCGGAGGGCCAGCTAGGGAAGAATCTATAGGTGCTTTAACATATCAAGAAAACAGAGGCACTGAAGAATACTTTGATGATACAAGTGCATGTTCAAGGTCCTTCACTACGGTGAATATTAGTCCCTTGAGAAGTAAAACCTCATCTGAGAGTTCGTGGGAAGGATCATCAGCAAAGCTGTCAAAGCCTGTGAAGGAAAAAAGAG ATGATGACAATAAAGAATGGAATGCGCCATCAACAATGGGCCCTGAACCTGAAAGAAGCATAGGATCCCAAACTGAATCTTCTGCTGCTTTGCATGTTTCAAGGCATCAAGTACCTGGATATGAAAGAGCACAGCCAAGTGAATCTGATTCATTGATACCCATTGCTCCAGTGCTCTTAGGTCATGGTTCACGGCAAAGATCTGCTAATAACTCAGGGGCAGGGACTGTTCACTATACATTTTATCCTGCAGGGCCACCAGTTCCATTTGTTACGATGCTTCCACTGTACAACTTCCCAACTGAGACAGGAACTTCTGGTGCATCAACTAGCCAATTTGACAGTGAAGAGGGCCTTGATAACAGTGATTCGGGTCAAAATTGTGATTCATCTGAAGGAATTGATCTATCTGAGGTTTCAAGTACCTCCAGTTCTATGAAAATGGCTGCTTCTGTTGAGCCATTGGAACACAAACCTGACATTCTTAATAGTGATTTTGCTAGCCACTGGCAGAACTTGCAGTTTGGGCGTTTATGCCAAAACACACGAAATCCTGCACCTATGATTTATCCATCACCTGTTATGGTGCCGCCTGTGTATTTACAGGGccgttttccttggggtagttCTGGGAGACCAGTTTCAActaacacaaataattttacTCAGCTAAGTATTGTTCCAGTTGCTCCACTACAGTCTGCATCTAATAGACCTGCTGGTGTCTATCAGCATTATGTTGATGAAATGCCTAGATATCGAGGTGGAACTGGGACCTACTTGCCGAATCCA AAGGTTGCTGTCCGAGACCGGCATGCTACAAATATGAGAAAGGGAAATCACAACTACAATAGAAGTGACCACCATGGTGATAGGGAAGTGAGCTGGAACAATAATTCTAGAGCACGAGCTGCTGGTCGCGGCAACAATCGCAGCCATGCTGAGAAGTCTAATACAAGGCCAGACCGGTTGGCTGGTGAGAGTCAAACTGAGAGGACATGGGGCTCACATAGACATGATATGTTCCCTTCGTGCCAGTCTCAGAATGGTTCCAGCAATGTGGCATATGGCATGTATCCATTACCATCCTTGAATCCTGGAGTAGCATCAAATGGACCTACCATTCCTTCTGTTGTCATGCTGTATCCTTATGATCATAATACTGGCTATGGTTCTGCAGAGCATCTTGAGCTTGGGTTCGTTGGGCCAGTAGCTTTCTCAGGTGCAAATGAGACCTTGCATTTAAATGAGGTGAGTCGATCAAGTGGGGGATTTGATGACCAAAGGTTTCATAGCAGCTCTGCTCATCAGCCATCTCCAGATCAGCCTTCTTCACCCCATGTCCAGAG GGAGATTTGA